Proteins encoded by one window of Marixanthomonas sp. SCSIO 43207:
- the rpsO gene encoding 30S ribosomal protein S15 produces the protein MYLTKEEKEKLFKKHGKSEKDTGSTEGQIALFTKRIDHLSKHLKNNQKDFNTERSLVKMVGKRRSLLDYLMKKDIMRYRAIVKELGLRK, from the coding sequence ATGTATTTAACCAAAGAAGAAAAAGAAAAATTATTTAAAAAACACGGTAAGTCTGAAAAAGACACGGGTTCTACAGAAGGTCAGATTGCACTTTTCACTAAGCGTATTGACCACCTTTCAAAACATTTAAAAAACAACCAAAAAGACTTCAATACAGAGCGCTCTTTGGTAAAAATGGTAGGTAAGCGTAGATCACTTCTTGATTATCTTATGAAAAAAGATATCATGAGATATCGTGCAATAGTTAAAGAATTAGGATTACGTAAATAA
- a CDS encoding polyribonucleotide nucleotidyltransferase, translating into MIPKVFKEVIDLGDGREISIETGKLAKQAHGSVVVKSGNCMLLCTVVSNYKQSDVDFLPLTVDYREKFAAAGRYPGGFFKREARPSDGEVLTMRLVDRVLRPLFPKDYHAETQVMIQLMSHDDDVMPDAMAGLAASAAIQLSDFPFECAISEARVGRVNGEFIINPTRSQLEESDIDMMIGASADSVMMVEGEMKEISEEEMVEAIKFAHEHIKKQCEAQLKLAEAFGKKETREYEPEREDADLEKKIKDMAYDKVYAIAKGGSAKQERGAAFAEIKEEIIASFTEEELEDFGDLVSKYYSKAEKAAVRDLTLNEGLRLDGRKTDEIRPIWCEVDYLPSTHGSAVFTRGETQALATVTLGTSREANQIDMPSFEGEETFYLHYNFPPFSTGEARPIRGTSRREIGHGNLAQRALKGMIPEDCPYTVRVVSEILESNGSSSMATVCSGTMALMDAGVKLKKPVSGIAMGLISDAESGNFAVLSDILGDEDHLGDMDFKVTGTADGITACQMDIKVKGLSYEILVKALKQAADGRLHILEKLTDTISAPNADVKSHAPKMVTVRIDNEYIGALIGPGGKVIQELQKETGTTIVINEDPETEEGVVEILGTDQNGIDAVLAKIDALTFKPEVGSVYEVKVIKILDFGAVVEYVEAPGNEVLLHISELAWERTDNVTDVVNMGDVIDVKYFGFDSRTKKEKVSRKALLQKPEGYKDRKGGGNRDNQNKGRDNRNRDNKRRD; encoded by the coding sequence ATGATACCTAAAGTATTTAAAGAGGTTATAGACCTTGGCGACGGTAGAGAAATTTCTATCGAGACCGGAAAATTAGCAAAACAGGCACACGGTTCTGTTGTTGTAAAATCTGGTAATTGTATGTTATTATGTACTGTAGTTTCAAACTACAAACAAAGTGATGTAGACTTTTTACCATTAACAGTAGATTATCGTGAAAAGTTTGCCGCTGCAGGTCGCTATCCAGGTGGTTTCTTTAAAAGAGAAGCAAGACCTAGTGATGGTGAAGTTTTAACAATGCGTCTAGTAGATCGCGTACTACGCCCACTATTCCCAAAAGATTATCACGCCGAAACACAAGTGATGATTCAATTAATGTCTCACGACGATGATGTAATGCCAGATGCAATGGCAGGTTTAGCCGCTTCAGCAGCTATTCAACTTTCAGATTTCCCTTTTGAATGTGCCATTTCAGAAGCTCGTGTAGGTCGTGTAAACGGAGAGTTTATCATTAACCCAACTAGGTCACAACTTGAAGAGTCTGATATTGATATGATGATTGGCGCATCTGCAGATTCTGTGATGATGGTTGAAGGTGAAATGAAAGAAATTAGTGAAGAAGAAATGGTTGAGGCCATTAAATTTGCTCACGAACACATAAAAAAACAATGCGAAGCACAGCTTAAACTTGCTGAAGCATTTGGAAAAAAAGAAACTCGTGAGTATGAGCCTGAACGTGAAGATGCAGACTTAGAAAAGAAAATCAAAGATATGGCGTATGATAAAGTATACGCTATTGCAAAAGGAGGTTCAGCAAAACAAGAGCGTGGAGCAGCCTTCGCCGAAATTAAAGAAGAAATTATAGCTTCTTTTACTGAAGAAGAACTTGAAGATTTTGGTGATTTGGTTTCAAAATACTATAGCAAAGCCGAAAAAGCCGCAGTAAGAGACCTAACACTTAACGAAGGTTTACGTCTTGATGGAAGAAAAACAGACGAGATAAGACCTATATGGTGTGAAGTAGACTACTTACCTTCTACACACGGTTCTGCAGTATTTACAAGAGGAGAAACGCAAGCCTTGGCAACAGTAACACTTGGTACTTCAAGAGAAGCAAACCAAATAGATATGCCTAGCTTTGAGGGTGAAGAGACATTCTATTTACACTACAACTTCCCCCCTTTCTCTACCGGAGAAGCTCGCCCAATTAGAGGTACCTCTCGCAGAGAAATAGGTCACGGTAACTTAGCACAACGTGCTTTAAAAGGAATGATTCCTGAAGATTGTCCTTATACCGTTCGTGTTGTTTCAGAAATATTAGAATCTAACGGTTCTTCATCTATGGCAACCGTTTGTAGTGGTACAATGGCATTAATGGATGCCGGTGTAAAACTTAAAAAACCAGTTTCAGGTATTGCAATGGGATTAATTAGTGATGCCGAATCAGGAAATTTTGCCGTATTAAGTGATATCCTAGGTGATGAAGATCACTTAGGCGATATGGATTTTAAAGTTACAGGTACTGCAGATGGTATTACTGCTTGTCAAATGGATATAAAAGTTAAAGGACTTTCATATGAAATTTTGGTAAAAGCTTTAAAACAAGCTGCAGACGGAAGGTTGCATATTCTTGAGAAATTAACTGACACTATTTCTGCACCCAATGCAGATGTAAAATCACACGCCCCAAAAATGGTTACTGTGAGAATTGACAATGAATACATTGGTGCATTGATTGGCCCAGGAGGAAAAGTAATTCAAGAACTTCAAAAAGAGACAGGAACTACCATTGTAATTAATGAAGACCCTGAAACTGAAGAAGGAGTTGTTGAAATCCTTGGTACAGATCAAAATGGAATTGACGCTGTATTGGCAAAAATAGACGCACTTACTTTTAAACCTGAAGTAGGAAGTGTATATGAAGTAAAAGTGATAAAAATTCTTGATTTTGGAGCCGTTGTAGAATATGTTGAAGCTCCTGGAAATGAAGTTTTATTACACATTTCTGAACTGGCTTGGGAACGTACAGACAATGTTACCGATGTTGTAAACATGGGTGATGTGATTGATGTAAAATATTTCGGGTTTGATTCTAGAACTAAAAAAGAAAAAGTATCTAGAAAAGCTTTGCTTCAAAAACCTGAAGGTTATAAAGACAGAAAAGGTGGCGGAAATCGAGACAATCAAAATAAAGGTCGAGATAATCGCAATCGTGACAATAAAAGAAGAGACTAA
- the proC gene encoding pyrroline-5-carboxylate reductase — protein MKVLMIGAGNMGLTYAEGMAQSPYLNRRNLMIFDVSPEKTEALSAIPHFDAYEKLEDCLPKADVVFVAVKPYHSDELFATMKEQVNDQQVFVSLMAGVTIENIQKGLGVKKVIRTMPNLPAKVGKGVTSFTESKEVSRIELIMVRNLLDTTGEAIHVENENFVNASTGISGSGPAYVFYFMQSMLEAALKMGFSENDSKVLVSQTFEGAVALFNDSDLSPTSWMDRVASKGGTTRAALDSMEDNNIKELIKEAAYAAFNRATELGK, from the coding sequence ATGAAAGTATTAATGATAGGCGCAGGAAATATGGGATTAACCTACGCCGAGGGTATGGCCCAATCGCCCTATTTAAATAGAAGAAACTTAATGATATTTGACGTTTCGCCAGAAAAAACTGAAGCGTTAAGTGCCATTCCGCATTTTGATGCCTATGAAAAATTAGAGGACTGTTTACCAAAAGCAGATGTAGTTTTTGTAGCCGTTAAACCTTATCATAGTGATGAATTATTTGCTACTATGAAAGAACAAGTTAATGATCAACAAGTTTTTGTTTCATTAATGGCGGGTGTCACAATTGAAAACATTCAAAAAGGGTTGGGCGTTAAGAAAGTTATTAGAACTATGCCTAACCTTCCAGCCAAAGTGGGTAAAGGAGTAACTTCTTTTACAGAATCTAAAGAAGTAAGCCGTATTGAGTTAATTATGGTACGCAACCTACTAGACACAACCGGTGAAGCAATACACGTTGAAAATGAAAATTTTGTAAATGCTTCAACAGGTATTTCTGGAAGCGGCCCAGCATATGTATTTTATTTTATGCAATCTATGCTAGAAGCAGCTTTAAAGATGGGTTTTTCAGAAAACGACTCAAAGGTATTGGTATCACAAACGTTTGAAGGAGCCGTTGCATTATTTAACGACTCAGACCTATCACCTACCAGTTGGATGGATAGAGTAGCTTCAAAGGGTGGTACAACGCGTGCTGCGCTAGATAGCATGGAGGATAATAACATTAAAGAATTAATTAAAGAAGCTGCATACGCAGCATTTAACCGAGCAACAGAGCTTGGAAAGTAA
- the proB gene encoding glutamate 5-kinase, giving the protein MSKKRVVIKVGTNVMTNKDNRIVGPILNELVRQIAELHENNIEPVLVSSGSAIAGKEVLGDCSFEDPSTRRQIFSAVGQPRMMRHYYSLFHDYGMRCAQVLATKRDFAPGKHRENMINCYEGLMKEGVVPIANEDDAVSLKMSMFSDNDELASLVAELIQADALILLTDTDGLYTGHPDDDDSEKLNEVRHNENVEKYVQKNTKAEGEGRGGMKSKLKIAKETARKEIPTFIANGKRKNVIVDLLEGKDVGTRFYA; this is encoded by the coding sequence ATGAGTAAAAAACGAGTGGTTATAAAAGTAGGAACCAACGTTATGACTAATAAAGACAATCGCATTGTAGGACCTATTCTTAATGAATTGGTACGACAAATTGCCGAATTGCATGAAAATAATATCGAGCCTGTTTTGGTTTCTTCAGGATCAGCAATTGCCGGGAAAGAAGTTTTGGGTGATTGCTCATTTGAGGATCCTTCAACAAGAAGACAAATATTTTCTGCAGTGGGGCAACCGCGTATGATGCGACACTATTACAGCCTTTTTCACGATTACGGAATGCGTTGTGCCCAAGTTTTGGCTACCAAGCGTGACTTTGCACCAGGTAAACATCGTGAGAATATGATAAACTGTTATGAAGGTTTAATGAAAGAAGGTGTAGTACCTATTGCAAATGAAGATGACGCCGTTTCGCTAAAAATGTCCATGTTTAGTGACAATGATGAGTTGGCAAGTCTTGTTGCAGAATTAATCCAAGCAGACGCTTTAATTTTATTGACAGATACCGATGGTTTGTATACAGGTCATCCGGACGATGATGATTCAGAAAAACTAAATGAAGTTCGTCATAATGAGAATGTTGAAAAATATGTTCAAAAAAACACAAAAGCTGAAGGCGAAGGACGTGGCGGTATGAAATCTAAACTTAAAATAGCAAAAGAAACTGCACGTAAAGAAATTCCAACTTTTATTGCCAATGGTAAACGTAAAAATGTAATTGTTGACCTCTTAGAAGGTAAAGATGTAGGAACTCGTTTCTACGCATAA
- a CDS encoding glutamate-5-semialdehyde dehydrogenase — translation MQLIDTKIKNNVLDSMISILDKRREDILEANKKDLDAFSRDDQALYDRLVVNDAKVDGMIKAISEVKEQDDPVNREISSITLDSGLEINNKTAPFGTIMIIYESRPDVTIEAAVLAFKANNKILLKGGKEAYNSNKILVECWHQALKENDLKKDWIKMLELNREQTQEFLRNPDEPLDLIVPRGGERLIQFVKEHAKCAVLISGRGNNFLYVHKDADWKKTLEVIINAKTDKISGCNALDKVLVDKNIANYEDKLKELKQVLNASKVDVIVDDEVKKVLTDSEIILDKKVWFEEFLALKIAIGAVNDLDEAIEMINQYSGGHSSAILTEDKKAAQKFMEHIDSAAVYHNASTRFTDGGQMGVGAELAISTDKLHHRGPLGLKQLVTNKYYVFGDGHVRV, via the coding sequence ATGCAATTGATAGACACAAAAATTAAGAATAACGTTTTAGACAGTATGATTTCTATACTTGACAAACGTAGAGAAGATATTTTAGAAGCAAATAAAAAAGACCTTGACGCTTTTAGCAGAGATGATCAAGCGCTTTATGACCGCCTAGTGGTTAATGATGCTAAGGTTGACGGTATGATTAAAGCCATTTCTGAAGTAAAAGAACAAGATGATCCAGTAAATCGTGAAATATCTAGTATTACATTAGACAGCGGACTAGAAATAAATAACAAAACTGCTCCTTTTGGAACAATTATGATTATTTATGAATCACGCCCAGATGTAACTATAGAAGCTGCTGTACTTGCTTTTAAAGCCAATAACAAAATATTGCTAAAAGGCGGTAAAGAAGCTTACAATAGTAATAAGATACTAGTTGAGTGCTGGCACCAAGCATTGAAAGAAAATGATTTGAAAAAAGATTGGATTAAAATGCTTGAACTCAATAGAGAACAAACCCAAGAGTTTTTAAGAAATCCAGACGAGCCACTAGACTTAATTGTACCTAGAGGTGGAGAGCGGTTAATTCAGTTTGTAAAAGAGCACGCAAAATGTGCTGTATTAATAAGCGGTAGAGGAAATAATTTCTTATACGTTCATAAGGATGCAGACTGGAAAAAAACACTTGAAGTTATTATTAACGCAAAAACTGATAAGATTTCAGGTTGTAACGCACTTGACAAAGTATTGGTAGATAAAAATATTGCCAATTATGAAGACAAACTTAAAGAACTGAAACAAGTACTTAATGCTTCAAAAGTTGACGTGATAGTTGATGATGAAGTAAAAAAAGTATTAACAGATTCTGAAATCATTCTTGATAAAAAAGTATGGTTTGAAGAGTTTTTAGCATTAAAAATTGCTATTGGTGCTGTAAATGATTTAGACGAAGCAATCGAGATGATTAATCAATATAGTGGTGGTCACTCAAGCGCCATACTAACCGAAGATAAAAAAGCGGCTCAAAAGTTTATGGAACATATTGATAGCGCTGCTGTATATCACAACGCTTCAACCCGATTTACAGATGGTGGACAAATGGGCGTAGGTGCAGAGCTGGCAATTAGTACAGATAAGTTACATCACCGTGGACCATTAGGTTTAAAGCAGTTAGTTACCAATAAATATTATGTATTTGGTGATGGTCATGTGAGAGTATAA
- a CDS encoding RNA polymerase sigma factor RpoD/SigA, whose amino-acid sequence MRQLKITKQVTNRETASLDKYLQEIGKVDLITAEQEVELAQRIKAGDHLALEKLTKANLRFVVSVAKQYQNQGLTLPDLINEGNLGLIKAAKRFDETRGFKFISYAVWWIRQSILQALAEQSRIVRLPLNKIGSINKINKTFAFLEQANERPPSAEEIAKELDMTITDVKESLKNSGRHVSMDAPLIDGEDSNLYDVLRSGESPNPDRSLLHESLKTEIERSLETLTPREADVIRLYFGLGDQQPMTLEEIGETFDLTRERVRQIKEKAIRRLKHTSRSKILKTYLG is encoded by the coding sequence ATGAGACAGTTAAAAATCACAAAACAGGTAACCAATAGAGAAACCGCCTCTTTGGATAAATACCTTCAGGAAATTGGAAAAGTTGACCTGATTACTGCGGAACAAGAAGTTGAATTGGCTCAACGCATAAAAGCTGGGGATCATTTAGCTTTAGAAAAACTTACAAAAGCCAATTTGCGCTTTGTAGTTTCAGTAGCAAAACAATATCAAAATCAAGGCTTAACCCTACCAGACCTTATTAATGAAGGTAATCTAGGGCTTATTAAAGCTGCCAAACGATTTGATGAAACACGTGGTTTTAAGTTTATTTCTTATGCCGTTTGGTGGATTAGACAATCAATTTTACAAGCTTTAGCCGAACAATCTCGAATAGTTAGGTTACCTTTGAACAAAATTGGTAGTATTAATAAAATTAATAAGACCTTTGCATTTTTAGAACAAGCCAACGAACGTCCACCTTCTGCTGAAGAAATAGCAAAAGAACTGGATATGACAATTACAGATGTAAAAGAGTCATTAAAAAATAGCGGTCGTCACGTATCAATGGACGCACCTTTAATTGATGGCGAAGATTCTAATTTGTATGACGTATTGCGAAGTGGAGAATCACCAAACCCAGATCGTTCCCTATTACACGAGTCTTTAAAGACTGAAATAGAACGATCTTTAGAAACGCTCACACCTCGTGAAGCAGATGTTATTAGATTGTATTTTGGTCTTGGCGATCAACAACCTATGACACTTGAAGAAATAGGCGAAACCTTTGATCTTACAAGAGAACGTGTTCGTCAAATAAAAGAAAAAGCAATAAGAAGGTTGAAACACACCTCAAGAAGTAAAATATTGAAAACCTATTTGGGTTAA
- a CDS encoding BLUF domain-containing protein, producing the protein MTHSICYVSSATDNLNENEMDLLFNTVLHKNKGLNITGILLYYYGNFLQVLEGDEEALKSLFETIKKDKRHQNLITIYDKKNDHSIFDEYKTGFSIIKTENDLKNLKAYLKLSEDKEPLSTSVLGLLKPFLI; encoded by the coding sequence ATGACACATAGTATTTGTTATGTAAGTAGCGCTACAGATAATCTCAACGAAAATGAGATGGATCTACTTTTTAATACTGTATTACATAAAAATAAAGGATTAAATATTACCGGTATTTTACTTTATTACTACGGAAATTTTTTACAAGTTCTAGAAGGAGATGAAGAAGCTTTAAAATCTTTATTTGAAACTATAAAAAAAGATAAAAGGCATCAAAACCTTATTACTATTTATGACAAGAAAAATGATCATAGTATCTTTGATGAATATAAAACCGGCTTCAGTATCATAAAAACTGAAAATGACTTAAAAAACTTGAAAGCTTATTTAAAACTTTCAGAAGATAAAGAACCACTCTCTACAAGTGTACTAGGACTTTTAAAACCTTTTTTAATTTAA
- the rpe gene encoding ribulose-phosphate 3-epimerase — MSKTIIAPSILAADFANLEKDIKMVNDSKADWFHLDVMDGVFVPNISFGMPVIEAISKHANKTLDVHLMIVQPERYIKDFAGIGANILTVHYEASTHLHRTIQAIKAEGMQAGVALNPHTNVSVLKDTIQDIDLVCMMSVNPGFGGQSFIENTYEKVKELKQIIAEKGASTKIEIDGGVTNKNAKQLVEAGADVLVAGSYVFGSENPTSTIENLSELVKK, encoded by the coding sequence ATGAGTAAAACAATTATAGCACCTTCTATTTTAGCAGCAGATTTTGCCAATCTTGAAAAAGACATAAAAATGGTAAATGATAGTAAAGCAGACTGGTTTCACCTTGATGTAATGGACGGTGTTTTTGTACCAAATATTTCATTTGGAATGCCTGTGATTGAAGCCATTTCAAAACACGCTAATAAAACATTGGATGTTCATTTAATGATAGTTCAACCAGAACGGTACATAAAAGATTTTGCAGGTATAGGTGCCAATATACTTACCGTGCATTATGAGGCATCTACCCATTTACACAGAACGATTCAAGCCATAAAAGCTGAAGGAATGCAAGCTGGCGTAGCACTTAACCCGCACACAAATGTTTCAGTTTTAAAAGATACCATACAAGATATTGACCTAGTGTGTATGATGAGCGTAAATCCAGGATTTGGCGGACAATCATTCATAGAAAACACCTATGAAAAGGTAAAAGAACTTAAACAAATAATTGCAGAAAAAGGAGCTTCGACAAAAATTGAAATTGACGGTGGAGTTACCAATAAAAATGCAAAACAGCTGGTTGAAGCCGGTGCAGATGTATTGGTTGCCGGAAGCTATGTATTTGGCTCAGAAAATCCTACATCCACAATAGAAAACCTATCTGAACTAGTAAAAAAATAG
- a CDS encoding YpdA family putative bacillithiol disulfide reductase, whose amino-acid sequence MNIEKEVLIIGAGPIGLACALECKKKNLDYIVIEKGALTNSLYNYPLNMRFFSTSEKLEIDGIPFISNNPKPTRDEALEYYRRVATSNKLQINLYEAIQKVDKKGDGTFLVTSEKNTYKTKNIVVSTGFYDIPNLMHVPGENLSKVSHYYKEAHPYVMQKTIVVGASNSSVDAALEIWRKGGDVTMVVRGSSIGERVKYWVKPDIENRIKEGSIKAFFNSEIEEIKETEVVIKTPKGIKTIENDFVVALTGYQPNFTFLESLGIELSNDGKFFPQYDPKTMETNVSNLYLAGVICGGMETHKWFIENSRIHSKIIAEAISNKINNLQK is encoded by the coding sequence TTGAATATTGAAAAAGAAGTACTTATAATTGGCGCCGGGCCAATTGGACTTGCCTGTGCTCTTGAGTGCAAGAAAAAAAACCTTGATTACATTGTAATAGAAAAAGGAGCCTTAACCAACTCGCTATATAACTACCCTTTGAATATGCGTTTTTTTTCAACTTCAGAAAAGCTGGAAATTGACGGAATCCCCTTTATAAGCAACAACCCAAAACCTACACGAGACGAAGCGCTAGAATATTATCGCAGAGTCGCTACATCAAATAAGTTGCAAATTAATTTATATGAAGCAATACAAAAAGTAGACAAAAAAGGGGACGGTACTTTTTTAGTAACTTCAGAAAAAAACACCTACAAAACCAAAAACATTGTTGTTAGCACCGGTTTTTACGACATCCCAAACTTAATGCATGTGCCTGGAGAAAATTTATCAAAAGTGTCACACTATTACAAAGAAGCACATCCTTACGTTATGCAAAAAACAATTGTTGTAGGCGCCAGTAACTCTTCGGTTGACGCTGCTTTGGAAATTTGGCGAAAAGGAGGTGATGTCACAATGGTGGTAAGAGGCTCAAGTATTGGAGAACGTGTAAAATATTGGGTAAAACCCGATATTGAAAACCGAATTAAAGAAGGAAGCATTAAAGCTTTTTTTAATTCAGAAATTGAAGAAATAAAAGAGACCGAAGTTGTCATCAAAACACCGAAAGGAATCAAAACAATAGAAAATGATTTTGTAGTAGCACTTACCGGTTACCAACCTAATTTTACCTTTCTTGAATCTTTAGGTATTGAACTTTCAAATGATGGAAAGTTTTTTCCGCAGTATGACCCAAAAACAATGGAAACTAATGTGTCAAATCTATATTTAGCAGGTGTTATTTGTGGCGGAATGGAAACTCACAAGTGGTTTATTGAAAATTCGCGCATTCATTCAAAGATTATAGCCGAAGCTATTTCAAACAAAATTAATAATCTGCAAAAGTAA
- a CDS encoding zinc-dependent peptidase — MLNSQNNDTLQWLAPYGYFIVFLGFTFFLFRIFENWYAAYYNKPLYRNLLIYKKLTNTQLSFLNSHFFFYSKLSDKEKRQFQHRVAKFISEKQFVGRQNFEITDKVKVLIAATACMLSFGRKNYRYNLIEYILVYPSEFYSAANENYHKGEFNPKEKALVLSWKDFEKGYKITDDNINLGIHECMHAMQLESMQGKDVDSIRFQKQFQNILKCLTNDDVKALVNSTEYFRKYAFTNQYEFMAVLVEYFIESPVEFNALFPEIYQHKKQLLNFTFADY; from the coding sequence ATGTTAAATTCCCAAAATAATGATACACTTCAATGGTTGGCTCCTTATGGCTACTTCATTGTTTTTTTGGGGTTTACATTTTTTCTTTTTAGAATTTTTGAAAACTGGTATGCTGCTTATTATAATAAACCGTTATATAGAAATTTACTCATTTATAAAAAGCTAACAAATACTCAGCTTTCCTTTCTTAATTCGCACTTTTTCTTTTATTCAAAGCTCTCTGATAAAGAAAAACGACAATTTCAACATCGAGTTGCCAAGTTTATATCAGAAAAGCAGTTTGTAGGTAGACAAAATTTTGAAATTACAGATAAAGTAAAGGTTCTTATTGCAGCTACAGCATGTATGTTGAGTTTTGGAAGAAAAAACTACAGGTATAACCTAATTGAGTATATACTTGTTTATCCAAGTGAATTTTATAGTGCAGCAAACGAAAATTACCACAAAGGAGAATTCAACCCAAAGGAAAAAGCTCTAGTATTGTCTTGGAAAGATTTTGAAAAAGGATATAAAATCACAGATGATAATATAAATCTTGGTATTCACGAGTGTATGCATGCTATGCAACTAGAATCAATGCAAGGTAAAGATGTAGATTCTATCCGGTTTCAAAAACAGTTTCAAAATATCTTAAAATGCTTGACCAATGATGATGTGAAAGCATTGGTCAATTCTACAGAATATTTCAGAAAGTATGCCTTTACCAATCAATATGAGTTTATGGCAGTTCTGGTTGAGTACTTCATTGAGTCGCCTGTAGAGTTTAACGCTCTTTTTCCTGAAATATATCAACACAAAAAACAGTTGCTTAATTTTACTTTTGCAGATTATTAA